A window of Actinomycetota bacterium genomic DNA:
ACCGAAGGGCAGGGTCTGGGTTGACTCCTGCAACATGGTGGTGTTGATGCAGACCCCGCCAGCCGAGGTATCCCGCAACACCCTTCGCTGCTTCCTCTTATCATTTGAGAAGAAGTAAAGGGCCAGGGGCTTCGGGCGCGAGTTTACCAGTCCGATAGCCTCGTCTAGCTCATGATAGGAGATGACCGGGAGGATGGGTCCGAAGATCTCCTCGCACATCACCGGAGCCTCCCACCCCGGTTCGTCGATGATGGTCGGGGCGATATACAGCCCGCCGGCGTCGATCTCTCCCCCCGATATTATCGTACCTTCCCCCAGCAGTTGCGTCAGGCGTTCGAAGTGACGATCGTTTATTATGCGGGAATAGTGGCGGCTGTACCGGGGGTCTTGTCCGTAAAAGGAGCGGACGGCCTTGATCAATTCCTCCAGGAGCCGCGGTTTCATCTCGTGGTGTACCAGAACGTAGTCGGGTGCGATGCAGGTCTGGCCCGCATTCAGCCACTTCCCGAAGGCGATGCGCTGCGCCGCATACCTGAGGCGTGGGTACTCATCCACTATGCACGGTGATTTGCCGCCCAGTTCCAGGGTGACCGGGGTGAGGTTCTCGGCCGCCGCCTTCATGACCTCTTTGCCCACACCGGTGCTTCCGGTGAAGAAGATATAGTCGAATTCCTGCTCCAGCAGCGGCCCGTTGACCTCCATGCCTCCCTCTATTACCGCGATGTGATGCGGGTCGAAGGTATCTCGGATCAGCTCCGCGATGACCCGTGAGGAATGGGGGGAGACCTCCGATGGTTTGAGCACGGTGCAGTTACCGGCGGCCACCGCTCCGATGAGCGGGGCAAAGAGCAGCATAAAAGGGTAGTTCCAGGGGGAGATGATCAAGGTCACGCCGTACGGTTCGGGATGGATGCGGCATTCCGCCCACAGGAAGATGAGCGGGCCCGGCACCCTTGAGGGAGAGGTCCAGCAATCCAGCTTCTTGAGGGCATAATCGACCTCAGCCAGCAGGAAAGCGATCTCGCTCACGAACATCTCGAAGGGAGGCTTACGCAGGTCCTCCATGGCGGCCCGCGTGATCCTGCCCTTGTTCTGCCGGATCATGGAACGCAGCTTCTCGAGCTGCTCGCGGCGGAAAGAGACCTCCCTGGTAATCCCGGTGCTGAAATACCGGCGCTGTTCCCCCACCAGCTCTATTATCTCTTCGCGTGAGGATGCCATCTTCCCCCCCTCTGCTGTCCACATCTATTATGGGTAGGGCACGGCGCCTTTAAACCGCCGCTCTTAAAAAGGGTGCACCCAGAGTTGAGCAAGCACGCTTAACAGCCGGCGGCGTTGTGCCGAATATTAAATAGGCCTGCCGCCGGCTTCCAGCTGGCCTGGCGATGTCAGTTGTGGGGCTTCTCGGTAAAAGGAGAGTCGTTTGCGCACACTCAAGTGCCCGAAATGCGGTTTCCCCTTCATGTTCTCCAGGATAATCAGGTGGAACTCCAACGGCACCATATGCGAACGCATGATGCCGGACCTGCGTGCCGTCCTGCTGGAGGCCGAACTCTTCAACGACCTCTTCGCGCGCATCGAGGAGAAGATGGGCATATCCCTCTCCCACCTCATCTTCGAAGCCCAGAGGAACGCGGCCAAGGAGGTCATAGACGGCGTCCTCAACAAGTTCCCTTTCTCGCTGGGCCGGGTGGGCTACAACAAGAAGCTGGTCGTGCGCGTCTTCTGCACCATCGCCCTGGTGACCGGGCAGTCCTATGCCAAGGCCATCCGCTACCGCCCGGGTCACGAAGGCGAGGCGCTCATCCGAAACCCCTATAACCGCGAGCTGATGGCGGCGATCATCCTCGGCGCCTTCGAGAGCCTGGAGCAGAAGCCGTTCGAACACACCTGGATGGAGATCGACGGAAACGACGTCATCGCCATCACCGTCTCCGAAAAGAAGCCGGAGGTATCTGAGCGCCTGGCGGTGCATATGCCGCCCTTAAAGCCGGGCAACCGCTCCTACCCGCGCTGCCGCGTGTGCGGGGTGCCCCGCGAGCTCTCCTACCTGGAATGGAGGGAGAGCGACGGCATCATCGTGGACACCAGGCGCGACGTGCGCATGGCTTTTCTCGACGGCTATACGCCGACGACCGTCTTCCGCGAGCTGGAGAAGGAGTTGGGTGAAGAGATCTACCCGGTTATTCTGAAAGCACAGAAGGAGACCACCCACCGGCACCTGGACGAGCTGAAGCTGATCACGCGCGAGGACAGGTCCTCGCCCGAAGGCAGTAGGGGCATCTACCGCAGGGTGCTGGCTCCTCTCCCGCTGTGGGGGCAGGGAAACCCCGTGCGCCTGGAACAGGACGCCGGCTTCCTGCAGGTGACGGTCGAGAACCCTTACAACGAACACCTGCTGGCCGGACACATGGCAGCAATTTTCGAGGCGGTGGAGGGGGTGGAGTCGGAGATCGCATGGGAGAGACCGGACGACTATACTATAGTCTTCAGTGTAACGGCGAAGTGAGTTCCCGGGATCCAGCGGACACCGTTCTCACTGCGCTGACAATGTGAACCTCGTGAAGAAATCCCAGATCACTTCCCCCGCATCGATGTCCCGGCAGGTCAAGCCGATGGTCCTCTCGCGCATGTACTGCCAGCCTCCCGGCCAGGTATGGCCTCCGCCCTCCACGGCCAGCAGCACCACTTCCGTGCCGTCCCGCCCCCCACCGTAAATCTCTCTCCTCACCATCGTGCCGTCGCCGGGAGCCGCGTCGGGCAGGTATTCCGAGTCCGGGCTGCCGGTGCAGCCGTCCACCCCCACCCAGAAAGACACGGTGGCGGCGGCCGAGATGGCATAACCGCGGCTGGCCAGGTCTCCTCCTATCTCCCCTCCTTCCCAGGGCACGAGCGGATCGTCCGTTCCCACGACGAGCATCACCGGGACGGGTCGGGACGGCGAGCACCGTCGTGACAGGTCCTCTCCCATCAAAGCAGCCACTGGGGCGATCGCGGCTATCTTGTCCGACAGCTCACAGGCGAGGCGGTAGGAGAACATGCCCCCGTTGGAGATGCCGGTGGAATAGACCCTGGTCGTGTCGATGCCGTACGTGTCCACCAGTTCATCGATGAGCGCGGAGATGAAGCCCACGTCGTCCACCCCCGGGTTGACCTCCGGCCGGCCGTCGTTCCAGTTCTTATCGATACCGTCAGGGTATGCGGCGATGAAGCCGTGCTCGTCCGCGATGTCGCTGAAGTGGGTGAGCCTGACCATGCCCTCACCGTCGCCACCTCCCCCATGAAAAACGAAAAGCAGCGGGAGAGCATCCTCTCCATCGTATGCGGGAGGAAGATGGAGGAGATAGGTGCGCTCCTGTCCTGCATAACGCAGCGAACCCGCGATATCCTGTGCATCGCCCGGGACCTGAGCCACCTCTTCCCCGTCCCGTACGCCGGCACAGGCGGCGGCGCCCACGGTGACCGCGGCGAACAGCAGGACCAGGCCTAGGGCAGATGTCTTTCTCGTCATGACGCTCCTCCCTTTGCCGTTCCTGAAAAATGGTTTGCGCCGGCCGAGGCCCGCCCCCATCGTTTATTATATATTCATATTCTACGGTGAAATGCCGTGAGCCTTGTGACGGCAAACGATTAGAGATCGGGTGGTGAACATGGATGGAGAATTCATGAACCTGGTCACACCCTATACGCGGCTGAATCCGCGGAGCTGTGCCCTGCTGGTCATCGACGTGCAGAACGACTGGGGAGACCCGCGGGGCACGTCTCCAATGCCGGGCCTGGACGAGGTGATGCCACAGGTGGTAGAAGCCCTGAAGGCCTTTCGTCGTGCCGGGCTCCCCATCGTTCATGTCGTCCGGCTGTACAGAGAGGACGGCAGCAACGTGGACCCCTGCCGCCGCTGGCAGGTCGAACAGGGAGAGCTGCGTGTGGGGTTTCCATATACCTGGGGGTCGCAACTGGTGGACTCGACCAACCCCAGCGGGGCCGAGCTGGACGCCGGTGCGCTGCTTGCGGGCGAGATCCAGGAGTTGGCGCCGCTGGAGTACGTGATATACAAGCCACGCTTCAGCGCCTTCCACGCCACGCCCCTGGAAGACCTGCTGGCATCGAAGGGCGTGGACAGCGTGGTCATCGTGGGGCTCACGTTTCCCAACTGCGTGCTGGCGACACAGCTTGGCGCCACCGACCGCGATTACCGGGTGGGGCTGGTGCCCGGCGCGTGTACGCAGGTGAACGACGACGGTTTGCGGGGCATGCAGAACAAGGGCGTGCAGCTTCTTACCCTGGATGGGTTGCGGAAGCTTCTGCTGGGGGACCAGGACGACTGAGCGATAGCGGGAAAAGGAGCAGCGCGTTTGAGCGAGATCTTGCCGCGCTTGATACTCATAGGCCTGGCTGCGTCAGTGAGCCCCGTGGCGGTGATGATCCTGATCACCGTGCTCTCCAGGCAGAACGCCAAGCGCAATTCCCTGCTGTGGCTCCTGGGCTTCACCCTTACCCTCCTGGCCCTGGGGTTTGCCGGGGTCTACATAATGCGGGCGGGAGGAAGCGGCGGCACCAGCGACATCGACGGCTACATCGATATCGTTATCGGGGCCCTGTGTCTTATCGCCATTCCCCTTAACCTGCTGCGCCGGGACAGGGACGGCGTGCCCGAGGTCGACAAGGAACTGGGCGTCATGGGGGCACTGACCCTGGGGTGCGTCTCGATGGTCGTAAACACCTCCACGTTTATCATCTTCATCTCGGGGCTGCACGAGATAAGCAGTTCGCATCTATCGACCCTCGAGGATGTGGCATCTCTGGCGATACTGACCTTCTTCACCCTGACGACGGTCCTCATACCCATCGCGATATACTTCTTCTTCCCGTCGAGGTCCGAGAAGGCCCTGGCCGCGTTCCAGGGTTGGCTGACCAGGCACAAGAAGATGATCGGGGCGGTGGTCCTGCTGGTCTTCGGTGTATATCTCCTTATCAAGGGCCTAAAAGTAGTCCTCTAGGAGCCCGCGGGCCGGGACATGCAGCAGCTTCCGGAGATCGTGATGTTATGTGATCTCTCCGCAGTCGGGGCAGACCTAGCCGTCATAGGGAAGCTTTGAGGAATCCCAGCCGATGACGGGTTCCGTGCTCTCCTCCCTACGCCTCCCGCTCGCGAGGAAGATAACACCGGCCAGCATGAGCGCCAGCCCCAAGGCGATGGTCAAGAGCGAC
This region includes:
- a CDS encoding aldehyde dehydrogenase; this translates as MASSREEIIELVGEQRRYFSTGITREVSFRREQLEKLRSMIRQNKGRITRAAMEDLRKPPFEMFVSEIAFLLAEVDYALKKLDCWTSPSRVPGPLIFLWAECRIHPEPYGVTLIISPWNYPFMLLFAPLIGAVAAGNCTVLKPSEVSPHSSRVIAELIRDTFDPHHIAVIEGGMEVNGPLLEQEFDYIFFTGSTGVGKEVMKAAAENLTPVTLELGGKSPCIVDEYPRLRYAAQRIAFGKWLNAGQTCIAPDYVLVHHEMKPRLLEELIKAVRSFYGQDPRYSRHYSRIINDRHFERLTQLLGEGTIISGGEIDAGGLYIAPTIIDEPGWEAPVMCEEIFGPILPVISYHELDEAIGLVNSRPKPLALYFFSNDKRKQRRVLRDTSAGGVCINTTMLQESTQTLPFGGVGNSGMGAYHGKASFDTFSHCKGVFDQRLPLDMVLRPPYPRSKILDRILQQLLLNGRKCRTRG
- a CDS encoding PHB depolymerase family esterase, yielding MTRKTSALGLVLLFAAVTVGAAACAGVRDGEEVAQVPGDAQDIAGSLRYAGQERTYLLHLPPAYDGEDALPLLFVFHGGGGDGEGMVRLTHFSDIADEHGFIAAYPDGIDKNWNDGRPEVNPGVDDVGFISALIDELVDTYGIDTTRVYSTGISNGGMFSYRLACELSDKIAAIAPVAALMGEDLSRRCSPSRPVPVMLVVGTDDPLVPWEGGEIGGDLASRGYAISAAATVSFWVGVDGCTGSPDSEYLPDAAPGDGTMVRREIYGGGRDGTEVVLLAVEGGGHTWPGGWQYMRERTIGLTCRDIDAGEVIWDFFTRFTLSAQ
- a CDS encoding isochorismatase family cysteine hydrolase; the protein is MDGEFMNLVTPYTRLNPRSCALLVIDVQNDWGDPRGTSPMPGLDEVMPQVVEALKAFRRAGLPIVHVVRLYREDGSNVDPCRRWQVEQGELRVGFPYTWGSQLVDSTNPSGAELDAGALLAGEIQELAPLEYVIYKPRFSAFHATPLEDLLASKGVDSVVIVGLTFPNCVLATQLGATDRDYRVGLVPGACTQVNDDGLRGMQNKGVQLLTLDGLRKLLLGDQDD
- a CDS encoding GAP family protein, coding for MSEILPRLILIGLAASVSPVAVMILITVLSRQNAKRNSLLWLLGFTLTLLALGFAGVYIMRAGGSGGTSDIDGYIDIVIGALCLIAIPLNLLRRDRDGVPEVDKELGVMGALTLGCVSMVVNTSTFIIFISGLHEISSSHLSTLEDVASLAILTFFTLTTVLIPIAIYFFFPSRSEKALAAFQGWLTRHKKMIGAVVLLVFGVYLLIKGLKVVL